The stretch of DNA GCCCTTGAAGGTCTCGGGGTATTCCATATGGATGTTCGCCGAGTACACCGCGATGTTTTCCTCGCGGGCTTCCTTGCGCACCGCGTCCTTGCTGGTGACGTGCTTGCCCAGTTGCTCGAAGCCTTGTTCGCCTTCGCTGATTTGCTGCGGGTTCATCCGTTGTTTCAAGGCGTCGATCTGTGCGCTGTCATCCAGGACCCTGGCCCAGCTGTAGGCCAGCGGCAGATTGTTCTTGTTGCTGTGCAGGCGCACCAGGGTCTGTTGCGCGTCCGCGTCGCCATGGCGCGCGGAGCGCTCCAGCCAGCGCAGGCCCAGGTCGCTGTCCGGGGTCTGCCCGCGCATGCCGTAGGTGAAGTTCTGGAACATGCCGAACTCGGCACAGGAGTCGTTCTTCCGCGCGGAATAGGCCATGTAGCCGAAGGCTTCGCGGTCGCGCTCGGCGCTGTCCTTGCTGCTGTCCTGTTCCGCGATGCTCGCCAGGTAGCACAGGGCCCGGTCGTGGGTGGGCGCGGCCATGATCAGGCAGCTGCGCGCCTGCTCGGGTTTATCGTCGTTGTACAGCTGGTAGCCGATGCCATACAGCAGATCGCTGTCCAGCTTGGGGTTGCAGTATTCGTTGGCGACGGCCGGCGGCAACAGCTCCTTGAGGCTGAGCTGGGGCAGGGTGGCGTTCAGCTCCTCGTCTGGCGACGGTGTGCAGCCGATAAGCGCGGTGGCCAGTACCAGCGGCAGCAAGTGTTGAGGTTTCAATGGATATTCCCTGATCGACGATTGAGTGACGGCGAGCATGGAAAGGAGAGGGGGCGTTTCAGGGGTTCGCCAGCGATCCATGCGGCCTGATCGAGGCTGTGGGAGCCTCGAGTGCGCGCATTCTACTGGGATTGGGAGAGGGTACAACCTAGGCGACTAAAAGACGTTTTCTGGAACTCGTGGGAAGCGGCCGGGCGACGTTCCGCGGCCGGTGATTGGCCGTTACAGTTTTGCGCCCAGGCCAAAACGCTTCATCAGCGCCTTCTCCAGCAAACCCTTGGGCAACAGACTGGCCATCAAGGGCAAGGCCCGGCTGCCATTACCGATCCGAACCAAGCGTGGCGGTTTGTCCTGCTGCACGGCCCTGAGCAGCCTGGCGGCAAATTCGCTGGCGGGCGTTGGGTGGTCCTGGGAGGCCCTGGCCCGTGCGCGGATGCCTTCGCGCAACGGCCACCAGGGCGATCGTTCGGTCAACAGCTGTTCGGCTTCGTGCCCGGCATTCTTGGCAAAGCTCGAAGCGATGGCGCCGGGCTGGACCTCCATCACGCGGATGCCGAACGGCGCCAGCTCCATGCGCAGCGCATCGCTCAAGGCATGCACCGCCGCCTTGGAGGCGCAGTAGGCACCGGCAAAAGGCGTCACCAGGACGCCCGACACACTGCCGATATTCACCACCAGCCCGCGGCTGCGGCGCAGCACCGGGAACATGGCCCGGGTCACGCCGACCAGGGCGAACACATTGGTTTCGAACTGTCGTTGCATGGCCTCGACACCGCCATCGAGCAGCGGGCCCATGGCGCCGTAGCCGGCGTTGTTGATCAGCAGGTCGAGGCCGCCATATTGCTGGTTGATGCGTTCGCCCAGGGCGGTGAGCGCCGGGCCGTCGTTGACGTCCAGTTGCACCGCGTCAAAACCCGCGGCTCGCAGCATGGCCACGTCCTCGGCCCTGCGGGCGGTGGGCAGGACGGTGAAACCGGCGGCCTTGAAAGCATCCGCCAGGGCGCGGCCGATGCCGCTGGAACAACCGGTGATCAGCGCAACGGGCATGGCGCGGTCCTTGTGCAAAAAGAGGGAAGGGGGGAATCAGTCGGAGAAACTGCCCTGCAAGCGTTCGGCGCGAAACTCCAGGGTTTGCGGGCGGTAGCCGGGGCGCAGCGGCGGCAGGGGCAGGCAGTCTTCCCAATTGGCGCCCGCCTGCAACTCGCCGGGGCCGCGATAACGCGGAGCGGTGTACTGGTTGTCGGCCAGGTTCACGGTGTCGCCCGGGGCGTAGGCGGCGACGCGCCAGCGCAGTTCGGTCAGCGGCACATCGTTACCGTTGTTCATCTTCAGCAGCAGCGGACGATCCGCCGGGCAATGCTCGGGGGCATAGCTGATGCGCAACTCCAGGCGCGCCAGCTGCTGGGCTTCGCGGTTGTCCAGCCAGACCACCCACACCGCCACCAGGCCCAGCCCGACAGCGGCGGCCATGGACACCGGCAAGGCCTTGGCGGGGTAACGGACCAGCAGGATCAGCCAGGTGATAACCAGCAGAACGCCGATGAACATGAGGTGAACCTCGGGGGGAAATAGAGCAGTCATCCTACCTAAGCGTAGGTGGGATTGGCCAACCCTGATCCCAGGACGGAGAGGGCGCAGTGGCGCGGCATTTCGGAAAGATTTTGAAAAGGATTGGGGATTGTCTGTTTTTCGAGCATTCGGCAGAGTCGGTTTTCTCGCCAGTTTCGATAGGGAAGTTGAAATGTCTGGGAAACCTGCCGCGCGCGTTGGCGATCCAACCGCCTGCCCTTTGCCTGGTCACGGTACCAATCCGATAACCAGTGGCTCGCCTGATGTCCTCTTTGACCACCTGCCCGCCGCACGGGAGGGTGACCCGACCGCTTGCGGTTCAGCATTGAACGCCAATGTCATTCCCAACGTACTGATCAACGGAAAGCCAGTCGCTGTCCTGGGTTCCCTGGGCAGTCACGGCAATGTGGT from Pseudomonas chlororaphis subsp. chlororaphis encodes:
- a CDS encoding SDR family oxidoreductase encodes the protein MPVALITGCSSGIGRALADAFKAAGFTVLPTARRAEDVAMLRAAGFDAVQLDVNDGPALTALGERINQQYGGLDLLINNAGYGAMGPLLDGGVEAMQRQFETNVFALVGVTRAMFPVLRRSRGLVVNIGSVSGVLVTPFAGAYCASKAAVHALSDALRMELAPFGIRVMEVQPGAIASSFAKNAGHEAEQLLTERSPWWPLREGIRARARASQDHPTPASEFAARLLRAVQQDKPPRLVRIGNGSRALPLMASLLPKGLLEKALMKRFGLGAKL
- a CDS encoding SEL1-like repeat protein, producing the protein MKPQHLLPLVLATALIGCTPSPDEELNATLPQLSLKELLPPAVANEYCNPKLDSDLLYGIGYQLYNDDKPEQARSCLIMAAPTHDRALCYLASIAEQDSSKDSAERDREAFGYMAYSARKNDSCAEFGMFQNFTYGMRGQTPDSDLGLRWLERSARHGDADAQQTLVRLHSNKNNLPLAYSWARVLDDSAQIDALKQRMNPQQISEGEQGFEQLGKHVTSKDAVRKEAREENIAVYSANIHMEYPETFKGLSVAERHALMEQAVATVSGRPEFSTRGQLYAYVIIARQAQLKQAGVDVLQNPQIVELLSDKELEVADAVKKAYVILGQAAL
- a CDS encoding PAAR domain-containing protein — encoded protein: MSGKPAARVGDPTACPLPGHGTNPITSGSPDVLFDHLPAAREGDPTACGSALNANVIPNVLINGKPVAVLGSLGSHGNVVMGGSGTIIIGNSGGGAVSSAVAALPSVPGLCLKCLLLAAQRNQTFVPLEVLGSSA